The DNA sequence AAAAATCATTAATAATCCAGATTTATAATCCAGGAATGAGAGTGCAAATTCACTATGGCATTGCGATTATTTgaatttgatattaaaaaaagataggataatttttttaaaataatcagtTAAAAGCTCTGATCTTCATATTATTCCACTTGATTCATAAAATATACTGAAATATTAGACTGGATTACATTCTCAAATATCTGAGCTCAGATTTGAACTCAAAGCCTTTCAATAGAGAAAGGAATGCAACTGCTGAGCCAGGGAGGActtttattaaaataaaactgaaaaacAAATAGAATATTCAGTCCCTGCTCCACGTAGGCAGATTCACGATGTCACCACCCATCACACTCGTGCTCAGTTGCCTTCATCATTTCCCaattcaccatttaaaaaaaatctaattcctGTTCATACCAGCAATGTccatccctcccaacccttccaaatttggcagaaagtttccgctttcttatttcatttccgccattccaatttcgcctcacatttttctgcaaaacatttcagtaattgcaatttgtcaattcaacCGCTAGGGATTCCGTGTGgattccccccaccccgccctggaagtctccccgaaaatgtggcacctgggctgggcaaggcagccaatctcaacctcatcaggacttccatggccgatcggtgggttgaatttgcaacatgcggctggggctctggaacatcagcccagctggagccagcacatctatccccatagccgacttccttggccagctggataaaccagcaaagctctggaataaagagtgccagaaaatcagtggtggaactgtaatgagtaaatattaaatttaagtgcaagattatataactatattaattaattaagatggggttaaaatataaaacacagcagaaaagccaattactacctttttgggctgattatcaattaatgtgcaaatttacttcaacaagtacttccatatgcttagttgagtcgcatatatcaactctttcttcatgacttagtcatacattttatgaccattgttctattATTTAATACCAAGAGAACTGggttgtgtaaggaaaaagcaaaatagaaaaaacaaaacattttttctttgtgttacaaaaagtatctgttcaataacctatgcctcgatcacctcgtggcaccacgggagaagaacgaggaggagataagactttgccttccatcacagtgagggtatgcctagagcaatcactgtgatggctgtttgtgtaaaaaattatatctgtgtgtcttgtgctttttaatgtctactgccggaccctgatgtgagaggacgctggcgttgtgtattcgccgcttttccgtcaggatagtttgtctgtttgtttctatgttaattgtttttgtaaagcgctttgagcatgcgataaggcgctatataaaataaatgaattattattattattattatctataaatagcagaataatgaatgtagcacaatgagtatgcgcatttggcgtgcatactttttgttttgctgaaaagttgcattatgtgccatattatgaattttgatgtaaaattgtgaattttggacatcaaaattatgaatttgtaaaatcaaatgttgggaggtctgactgtccctcccccacactcattTCCCTTCCAATCTCTGGCACTATGCACATTCTCAGCTTCCTTCACTCCACCAACAGCTGACCAAGCTTATtctgtgaattgaattgaataaatgttattagccaggctcttgcacagtggacagccttcttGTTTGCCActgctagatcttccaggcagcattgttcaccaagaagagggcatcttagtaggtgtggcatggattgtacaggtcgttggtcagctgacgattgtccaaggggaggggggagggtttccTCTtgtggaaaagggtggagattcactggaatttgttgCCCGAGAGGTTagaaacaaacatagaaaataggtgcaggaggaggccagttggcccttcgagccagcaccgccattcattgtgatcatggctgatccatatccgttgattccgctagcccctagagctctatctaactctcttttaaattcatccagtgaattggcctccattgccttctgtggcagagaattccacaaattcacaactctgggtgaaaaggttttttctcatttgagttttaaatggcccctttattcttagactgtggcctctggttctgcactctcccaacattgggaacatttttccagcatctagcttgtccagtccttttataattttatatctttctaaattccagtgaatacaagcccagtctttccaatcttttctcgtatgacagtcccgctatcccagggattaacctcgtgaacctacactgcactgcctcaatagcaaggatgtccttcctcaagttaagagaccaaatctgcacacgatactccagatgtggtctcaccatggccctgtacaactgcagaaggatctcgttactcctatactcaaatcctcttattatgaaggccaacatgccattagctttcttcactgcctgctgtacctgcatgtttacttttagtgactggtgtacaaggacacccaggtctcatggcacttccctttttcttaatctgacaccattgagatattaatctgcctccttgttcttgccgccaaagtggatagcctcacatttatctaaattatactgcatctgccatgcatctgcccactcactcaacctgtccaagtcaccctgcaacctcctttcttgaaaagtgggataacattagctaccctccaattcacaggaactgatcctgaatatatagaacattggaaaatgattgccaatgcgtccacgatttctagaaccaccttcttgagtaccctgggatgcagaccatcatgccttgtggatttatcagtcttcagtcccatcagtccacccaatgctatttctcgccgaatgcaaatttctttcagttcttgtCTCCCTAGGTCCtctagtatatctgggagattgtttgtatctttcttagtgaagaaagAAACAAAGCACCTGTTCAacccttctgccatttccttgttccccataataatttcacctgtttctgcctgcaagggacccacatttgtctttactaacctttttctcttaacattccgaaagaagcttttactatccttctttatatttttgGCGAGCTTACCtctatacttcatcttttcaccccgtattgccattTTTGATACCTTCTGATGtcgtttgaaagtttcccaatcctctggcttcccactattctttgctatgttataataATATattgtggcggtacccggggattaggccactcccaggatcatccccctcggcacaggttggacagggctggggaagggactagtgctatggggtttgcctgaaggggctagagagataactcgtgcttgagactgaagagagtgtggatgttctgttgctggattcaattactgttaatacctacctggcgtcttgcctcattcctactgcgtccagacccactacactggtgaccctcgacatttcctcgcaagtcgcgatggacccgaacgtTCCTCAACACGCACTACCCGGCCCTGCCAGTCAGCCGCCTCGAGACCCTGctggtcagccgcctctggaccctgccggtcagctgcctctggaccctgccggaccccaccccgtggaccctgccgaccgcgcCATTCTCCACGCCGTGGcgttgaagctgcctcccctttggaccgacgaccctgatttctggtttgaccaggccctctccgaagttgagggagagtgTGCGCATGAGCGGATCGGCGTCCCGTTTGCCAcggcgaggagggggccgcgtctACCATAGCGGATGTCATCATTCGAAGGGGGAAGAacgctcacctcagcccctgtgtccacaaggaaacgagccccggtgcggcgatcccacgcaaaaacgcgatgaatctggccggctgccgaagcaatcactgacggccggcccctgtGTAACCCGGGAATGAGCAAGGCTGCCGGCATTCACGGGCTGCAGGTCCCCAGCGAcggtgaaagtagcaccagccccctctgacaataaacaataggtgcaggagtaggccattcggcccttcgagccagcaccaccattcaatgtgatcatggctgatcattctcaatcagtaccctgttcctgccttctccctgtaccccctgactccactatccttaagagctctatctagctctctcttgaatgcattcagagaattggcctccactgccttctgaggcagagttccacagatttacaactctctgactgaaaaagtttttcctcatctctgttctaaatggcctagacgCCTACTGGCGTCTGTGGAAACGGGCAGCTGTGCGGGCTGATCCGACCActagcgacctctggtggcgtgcgGCAGGCTGCGCGGCAAAGACGCGCTTCCGGCCGGGTGTGCCATGGCAGCTGGGTCCCGCCGCGAAGGACGTCAAGGAGCGGTGGAGACGCAGTCGATCGAGGCACTGACCTGCGGATCGCCGTGGGACATCGGAGAAATGTCCAACGCGTCGAGGGCCGAGGGCCAGCTGACGGGCTATCCAGAGTTCATCGGCgcctggtgtctttcttaacttttcctataatctctttccctttaactccatccttgtatttccaatttgtctcccccctgcccccctactTTGGGAGGGGTAAGTTCACTGAGCCTGATCGTAACCTAGCTTCAGAGTATCCTTAGTTATTTGGAATTTCATCCTGACTTGCATTGAGTACCAAAATAATCAAAGCCGATAAGCTTTTAatgtaagaaggaaatgcagttgctggtttacaccgaagatagaaacaaaatgctggcgcatctcagtgggtcaggtagtatcttatGGGATGTTGCCTAACTGACTGAGTTggtccaccattttgtgtttatcttttcaTAAGCTTTCTGCTATTTGGCTCAGTTGCTCAGAAGGTGGAGAATCCTTACATAGCAATGTAGGAATTTAGCAATGCTATTGCAATGCTACTAATTTGGAAAGAACAGAGTCTTACAAACCGTGCAATTAGCGTATTGACTGTTTTGGTTAAAGGTTCAACATTTTCTCTACCACTTGGGTGAAGTTCTTTTTCAAGTTTTTTAGTTGTAATGAGAGAAATGGTCTTAAAATGTTTGCATTTGTTTGGAATTACTTGGACCTCAATCTATCTTTCAATCAGAAAGTGGCATCTCAGACAGTTCTGCACTTCAGTCATTGTAGATTTTTGAGCTAAAGTCTGTGCACAGGACTTTATATCACATAATCTTTCCTCTGTATCTTGGCATTCATTTTCTCTCCTAAATATTAAAAGGGATCTTCTCCCCTGTTACAAATGACATATAACTATAGTTAGTGAAAATTATAGAAATGGATGAGAAGTAAACGAGTTTTCTATTTGTGAAAGATTGCTACACTTCTCTCCCTTTGCTTGGTAAATGGCGAGGAAAAAGTCACCGTTACTTGTGTTTGGTGTGTAACAATGAACTCTTTGTCCCATTTTTAATTgcgtttttttttgtttcctccAGCATTCTTGAGATCTTATCTCCCACATCCACAATGCCAATTGACATCGCTATGCAACTCTACCTTCCTCCTCCGTTCAAACAACTGAGCTACACACGAAAGAGAGCACTGAAATTAACCCAACCACTGCGGCCATGCATCCACCTTCACCTTGGTGAAGATACGCCAGATAATAAGCACAGAACCAAGGAGCAGAAACACGTTTCCTTTGCTGACAGTAAGGGCTTGCCCTTGACTGCAGTTAAGTTCTTTGATTTGCACAGTTTAGATTTTTCCTTCAATATTGAGGAGTTGATCAGTAGTTTAGCAGACCTAAAGACAGCAGACAAAGACAGCCTGCTCTTAGATTTTGCACAGCCTTCGTCTGATTTCCTGGATTTCAAGAACCGCCTGGAAACTGATTCTGTCTGTCTTGAGAATTGCTTGTTACAGGAGGGTATGATTATGGGGACTATCAAGGTGAAAAATATTGCATTTGAGAAGTCCTTGAAAGTAAGGATAACATTTGACACTTGGAAAACTTTCCAGGACCATGACTGCTGCTATGTGCACGATCTTTACGGTGGGTCCGATAGAGATACTTTTGCATTTGAGATCCACTTGCAGGAATATATTGCCCCACATGAAAGGATAGAGTTTGCCATCTGTTACGAAAGTGGTGGGAAGATCTTTTGGGATAGTAACAAAGGGCAAAACTACAGGTTAATCCGATCGGAGCTGACACACTCTCCGGAGATAGGAAAAACAAGTCAGTCACTGGATGCTTTATTGACTGATTCTGACCAAATGCCAGGGTACGGGATTGAGTATGATCGCTATGGTGGACTGAGATGCTCCTATGGCGTGTTCCCTGAATGGCCTAGCTACACTGGTTATGACAAGATGGGACCTTACTACTGAACAGATTACTTGGGAATGGATGGTTTTAACTTTGTTTTTCAATGTACATCTGCTGGTTTATAGTTGCCTTGAGCATAGTAAAGCAGGTGCAGGTTATAAACAACTATGTGGGCTTTGCCAGCATGTCAGAATCTTGCTCATTTACTAAATCTGATGTGTAAGTATGCAAGCTCATGTTGTGAAGCAGAATACAAGTGCCTTCTAAAgaacacagaaccaagcacaCCAAGTGCCCAACTTCTGGATTCCGTGCAGCAAGTTTTTATAAAACTTCCTGCAAGTTTTATAATTGTTCTGAGATGATGAACAAGTCGCTGATGAAGCCACTCAATCAGTTCCAAAATGTCTCGGGCTCTCTGACTCTATTCAACTGCGCCAAAGTATTTCATTGTATTTCATCAGCACTTGGAATGAACTTGTAAGTCATGTAATGAAGGCATCATCTCTGAAGCAGTGGGAGGTTGTGCTGGAGGTCACAACAGGCCACATCCAGATGATTTTTCTCAACTATATTCGTCACAAAAAAAAGTTGGTCTGTTTAAAACAGGTACAGGTTTAGTGTTTGAGCGAAGATCCTGTTATCATTGCTGTGATTACGTAGACTTCTATTTTTGTAATTGTAAACCTTTGCAGAGCTGTGTTGATTTTGGTCAACAGACTTGTCCGCAAACCGGTTTGATCAGTTTTAACTCTGGACTGAAAAGGTTGAACACATTCACATTCAGTCGGCAGAAATGGTGTAAACAGATGATTTTATGTTAATTATTACTCACTTTTACATTAGTTTTCGCAAAAGAAACTTGAACTCGACTTTTTTAAAAGTCTTGCACATTATCGCTGAGGAACTTGCATAGAAATGTTTTATTGACTGCTGCTTCTGTGCAATCCTAATTAATGGCTCAAAGTTATTTGAGTTGAGAGTCACCCTCCTCCTCTGGAGTGGAGCATTTACCTGTAAAATgtattgtgcaccagtcactgtttTTGTGGTCAATTAAGCTACTAGCCAAAACTGAGCCCATAGAACTGTGCCCGTAAAATGGAATAATGGTCAGTGAACAATAGTCATtgacaatggtcaatggtcagtgAATAGGCACTATCAGTTGATTACCTGAAGGGACTGTTGACTAAGGTGCAGCTCCTCAGGATCTGTAGTCCTCCACTTTCACGCCTAAGTAACTAATTCCTATCATGTGTAGCAGATAAGTAAACTTTTCTATTTGAATGGGCATAAGGATCAGCTGAATCACAGGTTAATTTTGGTAAGAGCAGTTTCAGGACAGGCACTCTCCATGACAACCATTCCCATTCACTATCAGTGATGGAGCTGGGAAATTGCTGCCTTTGCCCTGTAATGTTGTCAAAAAGTAAGCTGTCCAAGAGACAGCTTCTCGGGTATTGAGTTGACATTCAGCCTGCAGCAGAATACTGAGCTCTCATCTCctgcactttaattctccattccaGTCCCACTCAGACTTCCTCATGTAACCACCCATAATAATCAATGCAGCTCAGTGTAAAtgatacaaaaaactgcagatgctgaaaatctgaagttCTGATGTTGGAGTTCTAAAAACATTACACTGttactctctccagagatactgcctgacttttccaacattttctgtttttattgcaacCCAAGTTGAGCTGGAATATCAGCACTTCATTTTCCATGTGGCTTTATTACAGACTCTTATTCACCTCTACTCTACAATGTTTCTACTGTGCCATTttacaactaaactcaactaatcttTTGTCTCTCTTATTGCCCTCCCCAGACTTGcaaaacaaatatatatttttttaatccagtTTTGACGAAAGATCTTGGATCTGAACCATTGCTTGCTCCACAGTTGTCTCCTGACctgactgagtatttccagcattttctgttttgaaaaACGTTTTAATTTCCCCAGCTTCTGCAACCTGTTGAATGTAATATAAATGGAGTACAAATTACTGGTGTCTGTCCATTATGGTTCAAGGGAGTTATGGTCATTGAACACTTTTTAGCCATACAAAGTTTGCCCAATTTCCTCCACTGCCTGCTTACAGCACACAACCCTTTGCTAGGCTAAATAATCATTCAGATTCTGTTTTTATAGCATGGCATTCTAGTAAGTAAGCTGGTGCTTTAGGGAATATCACATCTTTCACACTTTTCTTGCTGAAATTGCAAGATTATTTGCTTTGGCCATGGATTTCAGAAATGAAGGCACAAAGGAGGCCTTTTTTATCTTTCCCAGTGTTAAATCAAaagattttaaaattatattagtTTAGGCAGAcgaggaggcctttcagcccattccATCTCAAGTGGAGTAATACCATCCATTCCATGCCTTGCTCTTTTCCACACTGCTCAGCTAATCTCTCACAAGTACGTATCTAAATCACTTTTGATTCTGCTTCCTTCAACTCTCCAGATATCTTCATATCCCCAGTGCATCCCTGCCCAAAATGTTAAATGCATTCCCTTGGTTGTGGAACCATTCACTAATGGAAATAGTTTCTCCTGTCTATGTAAAGCAGTCACAATCCTCTACACATATATTTCCCTTCAGACTCTTTTGCTTTTAGAACAACAACCCTAGCTTCTTGAGTCAAATCAAATAGCTGAAATCCCTCACCGTTGCTTTTCCATTGCTTCTATAGGACCTTCATATCCTTGTTAAAGAATGATCAGATTTAAGTGCAATACTTTAGTTTTGGCCTGTTCCACATAATATCCCTGT is a window from the Rhinoraja longicauda isolate Sanriku21f chromosome 3, sRhiLon1.1, whole genome shotgun sequence genome containing:
- the ppp1r3b gene encoding protein phosphatase 1 regulatory subunit 3B is translated as MNYSSILEILSPTSTMPIDIAMQLYLPPPFKQLSYTRKRALKLTQPLRPCIHLHLGEDTPDNKHRTKEQKHVSFADSKGLPLTAVKFFDLHSLDFSFNIEELISSLADLKTADKDSLLLDFAQPSSDFLDFKNRLETDSVCLENCLLQEGMIMGTIKVKNIAFEKSLKVRITFDTWKTFQDHDCCYVHDLYGGSDRDTFAFEIHLQEYIAPHERIEFAICYESGGKIFWDSNKGQNYRLIRSELTHSPEIGKTSQSLDALLTDSDQMPGYGIEYDRYGGLRCSYGVFPEWPSYTGYDKMGPYY